In Natronomonas halophila, one DNA window encodes the following:
- a CDS encoding response regulator transcription factor, producing the protein MGTGATVVIAEDEADLRDLLTYTLESNGYTVEAYSDGTACWERLRDGEVPDLVLLDIMLPSINGLDVLRKIHAEDRLADVPVVFLSGRDREETIPDGVDVNEDDYITKPFSPTELRERIDRLA; encoded by the coding sequence ATGGGTACGGGAGCGACGGTCGTTATCGCCGAAGACGAGGCGGACCTGCGGGACCTTCTCACCTACACGCTCGAATCGAACGGCTACACCGTCGAAGCCTACAGCGACGGGACGGCCTGCTGGGAACGACTCCGGGACGGCGAGGTCCCGGACCTCGTCCTGCTGGATATCATGCTCCCCAGCATTAACGGCCTCGACGTGCTGAGAAAGATTCACGCCGAGGACCGACTCGCCGACGTGCCGGTCGTCTTCCTCTCGGGGAGGGACCGGGAAGAGACCATCCCGGACGGCGTCGACGTCAACGAGGACGACTACATCACCAAGCCGTTCAGCCCGACGGAACTCCGGGAACGAATCGACCGACTGGCGTAG
- a CDS encoding 50S ribosomal protein L15e, whose protein sequence is MARSFYSHIREAWQTPKDGKLAELQWQRQQEWRDQGAIERVERPTRLDKARSLGYKAKQGVVVARVSVRKGTARKQRFKAGRRSKRQGVNKITRRKNLQRIAEERSGRKFRNLRVLNSYWVGEDGSQKWFEVILLDPEHGAIQNDDDLNWICDDSHRGRAYRGRTSAGQRGRGQQKRGKGTEHTRPSLRSNNNRGK, encoded by the coding sequence ATGGCACGAAGCTTCTATTCGCACATCCGAGAGGCGTGGCAGACGCCCAAGGACGGAAAGCTCGCTGAACTACAGTGGCAGCGCCAGCAGGAATGGCGCGACCAGGGCGCTATCGAGCGCGTCGAACGCCCCACCCGCCTCGACAAGGCCCGTTCGCTCGGCTACAAGGCCAAGCAGGGCGTCGTCGTCGCTCGGGTGTCCGTCCGCAAAGGTACCGCTCGCAAACAGCGCTTCAAGGCCGGCCGCCGGTCGAAGCGCCAGGGTGTCAACAAGATTACCCGCCGGAAGAACCTCCAGCGCATCGCCGAGGAGCGTTCCGGCCGGAAGTTCCGCAACCTGCGGGTCCTCAACAGCTACTGGGTCGGTGAGGACGGCTCCCAGAAGTGGTTCGAGGTAATCCTGCTGGACCCCGAACACGGCGCCATCCAGAACGACGACGACCTCAACTGGATCTGCGACGACAGCCACCGTGGCCGCGCCTACCGCGGCCGCACCTCCGCCGGCCAGCGTGGCCGCGGCCAGCAGAAGCGTGGCAAAGGGACCGAACACACCCGTCCGAGCCTCCGCTCGAACAACAACCGCGGCAAATAA